In the genome of Mycobacterium kansasii ATCC 12478, one region contains:
- a CDS encoding FAD-dependent monooxygenase gives MSGANESHREATPVADHAVLVAGAGPTGLMLAGELALAGTDVAVIERRADQQLTGSRAGGLHSRTIEVLDQRGIAERFLAHGQLAQVAAFSQIRLDISDFPTRHPYGLALWQNHIEHILADWVGELAVPIYRGCEVTGVAQDHTGVDLRLADGRLLRAQYLVGCDGGRSVVRTAAGIGFPGWDPTTSYLIAEVEMTFGNGEEPEWGIRHDALGVHAVSRSDDGRTMRVMVTERHLTPAGEPTLRDLREALVAVYGTDYGIRRAAWISRFTDMARQAAAYRSGRVLLAGDAAHVHHPVGGQGLNTGVQDAVNLGWKLGQVVNRISPDSLLDTYHAERHPVAARVLRNTMAQSALLRHLDDRTKALRGTVAELLSMDEPRKRFAAMMSGLDIRYEFGDGHPLLGRRMPDLDVVTADGPARVFTLLHRARPVLLNLADSDDFDGTPWADRVQLIDAKYAGKWELPVIGAVRPPRAVLIRPDGHVAWVAGGSGLGLRAALTAWFGQPRAASASTW, from the coding sequence CTGTCGGGGGCAAATGAGTCGCACCGAGAGGCCACTCCGGTGGCCGACCATGCGGTGCTGGTGGCCGGGGCGGGACCGACTGGGCTGATGTTGGCCGGCGAATTAGCGTTGGCAGGAACCGACGTTGCCGTTATCGAGCGCCGCGCCGACCAGCAGCTCACCGGCTCGCGCGCGGGCGGTCTGCATTCCCGTACCATCGAGGTCCTCGATCAGCGCGGAATCGCTGAGCGATTCCTCGCACACGGGCAGCTCGCCCAGGTCGCAGCGTTCTCTCAAATCCGTCTGGACATCAGCGACTTCCCGACTCGGCACCCGTATGGGCTGGCGCTATGGCAGAACCACATCGAGCACATCCTGGCCGACTGGGTCGGCGAGCTGGCGGTGCCGATCTATCGCGGATGTGAGGTGACGGGCGTCGCCCAAGACCACACCGGCGTCGACCTCAGGCTGGCCGACGGCCGGTTGTTGCGGGCGCAATATCTGGTCGGCTGCGACGGCGGCCGAAGTGTGGTCCGCACGGCAGCCGGGATCGGCTTTCCGGGATGGGATCCGACAACCAGTTACCTGATCGCCGAAGTCGAAATGACCTTCGGGAATGGCGAGGAGCCGGAGTGGGGCATCCGCCACGACGCGCTCGGTGTCCATGCTGTCAGCCGGAGCGACGACGGGCGGACGATGCGCGTGATGGTGACCGAACGGCACCTGACACCCGCAGGCGAACCCACGTTGCGTGATCTGCGCGAGGCACTCGTCGCGGTATACGGTACGGATTATGGGATCCGCAGGGCCGCATGGATTTCCAGGTTCACCGATATGGCGCGGCAGGCCGCGGCCTATCGCAGCGGCCGGGTCCTGCTGGCTGGTGATGCCGCGCACGTGCATCACCCGGTAGGCGGACAGGGTCTCAACACCGGTGTGCAGGATGCGGTGAACCTGGGATGGAAGCTGGGTCAGGTGGTTAACCGGATATCACCTGACAGTCTCCTGGACACCTACCATGCCGAACGGCACCCGGTGGCTGCTCGTGTGCTGCGCAACACCATGGCGCAAAGTGCCCTTCTTCGCCACCTGGATGACCGCACCAAAGCTTTGCGCGGCACCGTTGCCGAACTCCTCAGCATGGACGAGCCTCGCAAGCGATTCGCCGCGATGATGTCGGGCCTGGACATCCGTTATGAGTTTGGTGACGGGCATCCGCTGCTGGGTCGCCGCATGCCCGATCTGGACGTAGTCACCGCGGACGGCCCGGCACGGGTATTCACCCTGTTGCATCGTGCCCGTCCCGTGCTACTCAACTTAGCTGACTCTGACGACTTCGACGGCACACCATGGGCCGATCGTGTCCAGCTGATTGACGCGAAATATGCTGGTAAATGGGAACTTCCGGTGATTGGTGCGGTCAGACCGCCGCGCGCGGTATTGATTCGGCCCGACGGGCATGTCGCCTGGGTGGCGGGCGGGTCCGGCCTTGGGCTGCGCGCGGCCCTCACCGCCTGGTTCGGGCAACCGCGTGCTGCGAGCGCCTCGACATGGTAG
- a CDS encoding B12-binding domain-containing radical SAM protein, translating into MTVLLVNPPGVRANGRTYVGEQKLGDPWVYSSMPMEHLGMMSIKAYAKARGLEVATVNGLVAGHECVEQTWQAMQAAATVSGVPRLVGFSCIDTFAEVLWLARRARQCWEGVQIALGNVIATLNYERILGEYDCFDFVVVGDGEVTFTELALAVANGAGVEGIPGLARRDEQGRIVCSPSGLVDLDELPWPAREELPTVLGDGFAASVFTTRGCPYRCTFCGTGAVSAMLGRTSYRVKSVDAVVDEIAYLVSDFDIQFLSITDDLFVSKHPGSQQRAVEFASAMLGRGIDVNFMIDIRLDSVVDLDLFKHLHRAGLRRVFVGLETGSYDQLRAYRKQILSRGQDAADTINALQQLGIDVIPGTIMFHPTVRPEELRETARLLRATKYTQPFKFMGRITPYPGTPLYQAYSEAGYLSAEWPLGQWDFVDPEAARVYADVVARIAPDEDITFDEAEAFFLARLDEWDNATARQIA; encoded by the coding sequence GTGACGGTTTTGCTGGTCAATCCTCCGGGGGTCCGTGCCAACGGGCGAACCTATGTCGGCGAGCAGAAACTCGGCGATCCGTGGGTGTATTCCTCGATGCCGATGGAGCATTTGGGGATGATGTCGATCAAGGCTTATGCCAAGGCGCGTGGGCTCGAGGTCGCGACGGTCAATGGGTTGGTGGCCGGGCATGAGTGTGTGGAGCAGACGTGGCAGGCGATGCAGGCCGCAGCGACGGTGTCGGGCGTGCCTCGGTTGGTGGGCTTTTCGTGTATCGACACCTTCGCCGAGGTGCTGTGGTTGGCCCGGCGGGCGCGTCAGTGCTGGGAGGGCGTGCAGATCGCGTTGGGCAATGTGATCGCCACACTGAACTACGAGCGCATTCTGGGTGAGTATGACTGCTTCGACTTCGTCGTGGTCGGCGACGGGGAGGTGACGTTTACCGAGTTGGCCTTGGCGGTGGCCAATGGTGCTGGGGTCGAGGGTATTCCGGGGCTAGCGCGCCGTGACGAACAGGGCCGGATCGTGTGCTCGCCGTCTGGTCTGGTTGATCTGGACGAATTGCCATGGCCGGCTCGGGAGGAGTTGCCGACGGTGCTCGGCGATGGTTTTGCCGCGTCGGTGTTCACCACCCGGGGTTGTCCGTATCGTTGCACGTTCTGCGGGACCGGGGCGGTGTCGGCGATGTTGGGCCGCACCAGTTACCGGGTCAAGTCGGTGGATGCGGTTGTTGATGAAATCGCCTATCTGGTCTCGGATTTCGATATCCAGTTTTTGTCGATCACCGATGACTTGTTCGTCTCCAAGCATCCCGGTTCACAGCAGCGCGCGGTCGAGTTTGCCTCCGCGATGCTTGGCCGGGGTATCGACGTCAACTTCATGATCGATATCCGGCTGGACTCGGTCGTCGACCTCGACCTGTTCAAACACTTGCACCGGGCGGGTCTGCGCCGGGTGTTCGTCGGGTTGGAGACCGGCTCCTACGACCAGTTGCGCGCTTACCGCAAGCAGATCCTCAGCCGTGGCCAAGACGCCGCCGACACCATCAACGCTTTGCAGCAGTTGGGAATCGACGTGATCCCCGGGACCATCATGTTTCACCCCACGGTGCGCCCCGAGGAGCTACGCGAAACCGCCCGCCTGCTGCGGGCAACCAAATACACCCAGCCTTTCAAGTTCATGGGCCGGATCACCCCGTATCCGGGAACGCCGTTGTACCAGGCATATTCGGAGGCAGGCTATCTGAGCGCGGAATGGCCGCTGGGTCAATGGGACTTCGTCGACCCGGAAGCGGCACGGGTTTACGCCGATGTGGTCGCCCGCATCGCCCCCGACGAAGACATCACCTTCGACGAAGCCGAAGCGTTCTTCCTCGCCCGCCTCGACGAATGGGACAACGCCACCGCACGCCAAATCGCCTGA
- the hrpA gene encoding ATP-dependent RNA helicase HrpA, which yields MAPILAGVSEPSVETSRANLRSRLDGLTIRDAARLGRRLKNLRGAKPDKLRQLTDQIAVAEALVAARHAAVPTITYPDLPISGRREEIANAVRAHQVVVVAGETGSGKTTQLPKICLELGRGIRGTIGHTQPRRLAARTVAQRIADELHTALGDVIGYTVRFTDQVSDRTLVKLMTDGILLAEIQRDRRLLRYDTLILDEAHERSLNIDFLLGYLRELLPRRPDLKVIVTSATIEPQRFAAHFGGADGGLSVPIVEVSGRTYPVEIRYRPLEVVVSPGTADDPDDPDHEIVRTETRDEIEAIVDAIGELAAEPPGDILVFLSGEREIRDTAEALTGLRNTEVLPLYARLPTADQQKVFAPHTARRVVLATNVAETSLTVPGIRYVVDPGNARISRYSRRLKVQRLPIEPISQASAAQRAGRCGRVAPGVCIRLYSEEDFAARPRYTDPEILRTNLAAVLLQMAALQLGAPPGYVENFPFLDPPDRRSIRDGVQLLQELGAFDHHGAITDLGRRLARLPVDPRLGRMILQAQTEGCVREVLVLAAALTIPDPRERPSDREEAARQRHARFTDEHSDFMSYLNLWRYLREQRTEMSGNAFRRMCRDEFLHYLRIREWQDLVGQLRSIARDLGVAESGVETDEPDPARIHAALVAGLLSHVGMRREDDREYLGARNSRFVLAPGSALAKRPPRWVVVAELVETSRLYGRTAARIQPEVAERVAGDLVQRTYSEPHWDASRGEVLAYERVTLYGLPLVARRRVGYARVEPQVARELFIRHALVQGEWQTRHHFLRDNARLRAELEDLEERARRRDLLVADDDVYALYDARIPADVVSARHFDAWWKTQRRKTPDLLTFRRDDLLRADDTAGADRPHVWQAGDVALPLTYRFEPGAADDGVTVHVPIDVLARLGGDEFAWQVPALREELVTALIRSLPKDLRRNFVPAPDTARRVLAGIDPGREPLLMALQRELRRRTGVLVPVDAFDLDRLPPHLRVTFAVEYEDGTEVARGKDLPALQQRLATPARQAVADAVAGEMERTGLRAWPDDLPEVPRVVERTVDGRTVRGFPAFVDAGGAVDLRVFATSVEQEYAMGPGIRRLLRLGMTAPLKAIDRQLDPRTRLALGANPDGSLSALLDDCADAATDTLMAAPVWTFDEFTALRDRVAQNLVPMTADIVGRVEKALSAAQEVQLLLPAEPPAAQTDAITDLRTQLDRLLPPGFVTATGRAHLGDLTRYLTASRRRLERLPYALEADRARMQRVHAVQDTYHELLRGLPATRAAAADVRDIARLIEELRVSLWAQQLGTPRAVSEQRIYRAIDAVWSQRP from the coding sequence ATGGCGCCTATCCTGGCCGGCGTGTCCGAGCCGTCCGTCGAAACGTCTAGGGCGAATCTACGCAGCCGACTCGACGGTCTGACCATCCGCGACGCGGCGCGCCTGGGCCGGCGCCTGAAGAACCTCCGCGGTGCCAAGCCCGACAAGCTGCGACAGCTCACCGACCAGATCGCGGTGGCGGAAGCTCTGGTGGCCGCGCGGCACGCGGCCGTCCCGACGATCACCTATCCTGACCTGCCGATCAGCGGGCGACGGGAGGAGATCGCCAACGCGGTGCGGGCGCATCAGGTGGTCGTCGTTGCCGGCGAAACCGGTTCGGGAAAGACCACCCAGCTGCCCAAGATCTGCCTCGAGCTGGGCCGCGGCATCCGCGGAACCATCGGACACACCCAGCCGCGACGGCTGGCCGCGCGCACCGTCGCGCAACGCATCGCCGACGAGTTGCACACCGCGCTTGGTGACGTGATCGGCTACACCGTCCGATTCACCGACCAGGTCAGCGACCGCACCCTGGTCAAGCTGATGACCGACGGCATCCTGCTCGCCGAGATCCAACGTGACCGCCGCCTGCTGCGCTACGACACCCTGATCCTCGACGAGGCCCACGAGCGCAGCCTCAACATCGACTTCCTGCTCGGTTACCTGCGTGAGCTGCTGCCGCGCCGCCCCGACTTGAAGGTGATCGTCACCTCGGCGACGATCGAGCCGCAGCGCTTCGCGGCGCATTTCGGTGGAGCCGACGGCGGGCTCAGCGTCCCGATCGTCGAGGTGTCCGGTCGCACGTACCCGGTGGAAATCCGTTACCGCCCATTGGAAGTCGTCGTCTCGCCCGGCACCGCGGATGATCCCGACGATCCCGACCACGAAATCGTGCGAACCGAGACCCGCGACGAAATCGAGGCGATCGTCGACGCGATCGGTGAACTCGCGGCCGAACCGCCCGGCGACATCCTGGTGTTCCTGTCCGGTGAACGCGAAATACGCGACACCGCAGAGGCTTTGACTGGTTTGAGAAATACCGAGGTGCTTCCGCTGTACGCCCGGCTACCCACCGCCGACCAACAGAAGGTGTTCGCGCCCCATACCGCACGCCGCGTGGTGCTGGCGACCAACGTGGCCGAGACGTCGCTGACCGTGCCCGGGATCCGCTATGTCGTCGACCCCGGCAACGCCCGCATTTCGCGCTACAGCCGCCGGTTGAAGGTCCAGCGGTTGCCCATCGAACCGATCTCGCAGGCGTCTGCCGCACAACGGGCCGGGCGGTGCGGTCGGGTCGCTCCCGGCGTGTGCATCCGCTTGTACTCCGAGGAGGACTTCGCGGCCCGCCCGCGCTACACCGACCCCGAGATACTGCGGACAAACCTGGCCGCGGTGCTGCTGCAGATGGCGGCGCTGCAGCTCGGCGCCCCACCCGGCTATGTCGAGAACTTCCCGTTTCTCGATCCGCCCGACCGGCGCAGCATCCGCGACGGTGTGCAGCTGCTGCAGGAGCTCGGCGCGTTCGACCACCATGGCGCGATCACCGACCTGGGCCGTCGCCTGGCGCGGCTGCCGGTGGACCCGAGACTGGGCCGGATGATCCTGCAGGCCCAGACCGAGGGCTGCGTGCGTGAGGTGCTGGTGCTGGCCGCGGCGCTGACCATCCCCGACCCGCGGGAGCGCCCGTCCGACCGCGAGGAGGCTGCCCGCCAGCGGCATGCCCGGTTCACCGACGAGCACTCCGACTTCATGTCCTACCTCAACCTCTGGCGCTATCTGCGTGAGCAGCGTACGGAGATGTCGGGCAACGCTTTTCGGCGGATGTGCCGTGACGAATTCCTGCACTACCTGCGCATCCGCGAGTGGCAGGACCTCGTCGGGCAGCTCCGCAGCATCGCGCGCGACCTCGGCGTGGCTGAGTCCGGGGTCGAAACCGACGAGCCCGACCCGGCCCGCATCCACGCGGCGCTGGTGGCCGGGTTGCTGTCACATGTGGGGATGCGCCGCGAGGATGACCGCGAGTATCTGGGTGCGCGCAACTCGCGGTTCGTTCTGGCGCCCGGCTCGGCGCTCGCCAAGCGGCCGCCGCGCTGGGTGGTGGTGGCGGAGCTGGTGGAGACAAGCCGGCTGTACGGGCGGACCGCCGCGCGTATCCAGCCGGAAGTGGCGGAGCGGGTCGCCGGGGACCTGGTGCAGCGCACCTACAGCGAACCGCACTGGGACGCCAGCCGCGGCGAGGTGCTGGCCTACGAGCGGGTGACGCTCTACGGCCTGCCGCTGGTGGCCCGTCGCCGCGTCGGATATGCCCGCGTCGAGCCGCAGGTGGCGCGGGAATTGTTCATCCGGCACGCGCTGGTGCAGGGCGAGTGGCAGACCCGCCACCATTTCCTGCGCGACAATGCACGGTTGCGGGCCGAACTCGAGGACCTCGAGGAGCGGGCCCGCCGCCGCGACCTGCTTGTCGCTGACGACGATGTCTACGCACTCTACGACGCCCGCATCCCCGCCGATGTCGTCTCGGCGCGCCACTTCGACGCATGGTGGAAGACGCAGCGGCGCAAGACGCCGGACTTGCTGACGTTCCGTCGCGACGACCTGCTGCGCGCCGACGATACTGCCGGTGCCGATCGGCCGCACGTATGGCAGGCGGGCGATGTCGCGCTGCCGCTGACATATCGGTTCGAGCCCGGAGCCGCCGACGACGGCGTCACAGTGCATGTCCCGATCGACGTGCTGGCACGTTTGGGTGGCGACGAGTTCGCTTGGCAGGTACCGGCGTTGCGGGAGGAGCTGGTTACCGCGCTCATCCGTTCGCTGCCGAAAGACCTGCGCCGCAACTTCGTTCCCGCCCCCGATACCGCCCGTAGGGTGCTGGCCGGGATCGACCCGGGGCGGGAGCCGCTGCTGATGGCTTTGCAGCGTGAATTGCGCCGCCGCACTGGTGTTTTGGTCCCGGTCGACGCATTCGATCTGGACCGGCTGCCGCCGCATCTGCGGGTGACCTTTGCCGTGGAGTACGAGGACGGCACCGAGGTGGCGCGCGGCAAGGATCTGCCTGCGCTGCAGCAGCGGCTGGCGACACCGGCTCGGCAGGCCGTTGCGGATGCGGTCGCGGGGGAGATGGAACGAACCGGGTTACGCGCCTGGCCCGACGATCTGCCCGAGGTGCCGCGGGTCGTGGAGCGCACGGTCGACGGTCGCACCGTGCGGGGTTTTCCGGCTTTCGTCGACGCGGGCGGTGCGGTCGACCTGCGCGTGTTCGCCACGTCGGTCGAGCAGGAATATGCGATGGGTCCGGGTATCCGGCGGTTGCTCCGGCTCGGTATGACCGCCCCCCTCAAAGCCATTGACCGGCAACTGGATCCGCGAACACGCCTGGCGCTTGGCGCGAACCCGGATGGCTCCCTGTCCGCGCTGCTCGACGACTGCGCCGACGCGGCGACGGACACGCTGATGGCCGCGCCGGTGTGGACATTTGACGAGTTCACCGCGCTGCGCGATCGGGTGGCGCAGAATCTCGTGCCGATGACCGCCGACATCGTGGGCCGAGTCGAAAAGGCGTTGTCCGCCGCGCAGGAAGTGCAGCTGTTACTGCCCGCCGAACCGCCTGCGGCACAGACCGATGCGATCACCGACCTCCGCACGCAGCTGGACCGGCTGTTGCCACCTGGGTTCGTCACCGCCACCGGACGCGCGCATCTCGGCGACCTCACCCGCTACCTGACCGCCAGCCGCCGACGCCTCGAACGGCTGCCGTACGCGCTCGAGGCCGACCGGGCGCGGATGCAGCGGGTGCACGCCGTGCAGGACACCTACCACGAATTGCTGCGGGGGCTGCCCGCGACACGGGCGGCAGCCGCCGATGTCCGGGACATCGCGCGTCTGATCGAGGAGCTGCGAGTGAGCCTGTGGGCCCAGCAGCTCGGCACCCCGCGGGCGGTCAGCGAGCAGCGGATCTATCGCGCCATCGACGCCGTGTGGTCTCAGCGGCCGTGA
- a CDS encoding adenylate/guanylate cyclase domain-containing protein: MLADTNRFNEALGLPPYTLEETPLANGTVRRRGQARVAGFLLEWEEKPYEWISGRHFRQSRVFTKGPFRRFGPVFDIEPDGNGGSRVTYALEWEPLSLVGRLFGARLAAQAGEAVGKRVLEAVDFARGDHAPNRMTPFVLPEPKLPAGAPERAAAMAGEIDRSPYGNGLGARLADLVLHGMATDLTRLRPKALASTLGVPARVATEACLAGVKVGLLGMKWDLLCPNCRGTKVSVATLSELPHGAHCPSCNIDYDRDFERNVELTFAPAATVRPLPGGRFCLSGPMETQHVAVQVLLAAGERRDVAIDLPPGSYRLRTLHPNGFVDIDYQSGAFPGLRITGSGVEILDAADREDAPGRVTFVNDAGFELGALIEDRTWARETLTAPEVISLQAFRDLFAEATLRPGDDAGVSQVVLLFTDLRGSTALYERVGDATAYNLVREHFTLLAAIVRDHDGAVVKTIGDAVMASFTDPARAVRAALAMQAAISASAHAGGGLVLKVGVHAGPSVVVTLNDRLDYFGSTVNMAARLQGQSAGDDIVLSHAVANDPAVREIVADVPQRHETVMLKGFAAPVGFVRLLTSEGSNHPV, translated from the coding sequence GTGCTCGCCGATACCAACCGGTTCAACGAAGCGCTCGGATTGCCGCCCTACACGCTCGAAGAGACCCCACTTGCCAACGGTACGGTCCGGCGCCGCGGGCAGGCCAGGGTTGCGGGCTTCTTGTTGGAATGGGAGGAAAAGCCGTACGAGTGGATCTCGGGTCGGCACTTCCGCCAATCGCGCGTGTTTACCAAGGGGCCGTTTCGTCGCTTCGGCCCGGTCTTCGATATCGAGCCGGACGGTAACGGGGGCTCGCGTGTCACCTATGCACTCGAATGGGAGCCACTGAGCTTGGTCGGCCGCCTTTTCGGCGCGCGGCTTGCGGCCCAGGCGGGCGAAGCGGTGGGAAAACGCGTCCTGGAGGCAGTCGACTTTGCTCGTGGCGATCATGCGCCCAACCGCATGACACCGTTCGTGTTGCCGGAGCCCAAACTGCCCGCCGGTGCCCCCGAGCGGGCTGCGGCGATGGCGGGTGAAATAGACCGCAGCCCCTACGGTAACGGGCTGGGCGCGCGGCTCGCCGACCTTGTCCTGCACGGCATGGCGACCGATCTCACCCGTCTCCGGCCCAAGGCGCTGGCGAGCACTCTCGGCGTTCCTGCGCGCGTGGCGACCGAGGCGTGTCTTGCCGGCGTGAAGGTTGGCTTGCTCGGCATGAAGTGGGATTTGCTCTGCCCCAACTGCCGCGGCACCAAGGTCAGCGTTGCCACCCTGTCCGAGCTGCCCCACGGTGCGCACTGCCCGTCGTGCAACATCGACTACGATCGCGACTTCGAGCGCAACGTCGAGCTGACGTTCGCGCCGGCGGCCACGGTGCGCCCGTTGCCCGGCGGCCGTTTCTGCCTGTCGGGGCCGATGGAGACACAACATGTCGCCGTGCAGGTTCTGCTGGCTGCGGGGGAGCGGCGCGACGTGGCCATCGACCTGCCTCCGGGCTCGTATCGGTTACGCACGCTGCATCCCAACGGTTTCGTCGACATCGATTACCAGTCCGGCGCGTTTCCCGGTCTGCGCATCACCGGGTCGGGTGTCGAGATACTGGACGCCGCGGATCGGGAGGACGCACCGGGCAGGGTGACATTTGTCAATGACGCCGGCTTTGAGCTGGGAGCCTTGATTGAGGACCGAACTTGGGCGCGCGAGACGTTAACAGCGCCAGAAGTGATCTCGTTGCAGGCTTTTCGCGATCTGTTCGCGGAGGCGACGCTGCGCCCGGGCGACGATGCGGGGGTCAGCCAGGTCGTGTTGCTATTCACCGACCTGCGGGGCTCGACGGCCCTCTACGAACGGGTCGGCGATGCCACTGCCTACAACCTGGTGCGCGAGCACTTCACGCTGCTGGCCGCGATCGTGCGAGACCATGACGGTGCGGTGGTCAAGACGATCGGTGACGCGGTCATGGCCTCATTCACCGATCCGGCGCGAGCGGTCCGCGCGGCGCTCGCCATGCAAGCGGCGATCTCCGCGTCGGCACATGCAGGCGGTGGCCTTGTGCTGAAGGTGGGCGTGCATGCCGGTCCCAGCGTCGTCGTGACGCTGAACGACCGCCTGGACTACTTCGGCTCAACGGTGAACATGGCCGCACGCCTGCAGGGCCAGAGTGCCGGCGACGATATCGTGCTGTCGCACGCCGTCGCCAACGATCCCGCGGTACGGGAAATTGTGGCCGACGTGCCCCAGCGGCACGAGACGGTCATGCTCAAGGGCTTCGCCGCCCCCGTCGGGTTTGTGCGTCTGTTGACTTCAGAAGGATCGAATCACCCCGTCTGA
- a CDS encoding Crp/Fnr family transcriptional regulator, with amino-acid sequence MKSDAGSGADARYGDYAHRLREFTAFDNFSDAELELLARVAHHTSTSKPWPMIHEQTPADACYILLSGEARVYVGRDPVAVLGPGEVIGESVLRRGKLRSATVTTTGPAEVLRIERDDLARLLDVIPALRETMDATVARHAPTAAVQPAKPKPTRAKVNASAPADLVDRFEQAASSAGVTVAAALEDALVHWIERNGTAQS; translated from the coding sequence ATGAAGTCGGATGCGGGATCTGGGGCAGACGCCCGTTACGGGGATTACGCCCATCGGCTACGCGAGTTCACCGCATTCGACAACTTCTCGGATGCCGAGCTGGAGCTGCTTGCCCGAGTAGCCCATCACACCTCGACGTCCAAGCCCTGGCCGATGATTCATGAGCAGACTCCGGCCGACGCCTGCTATATCCTGCTCAGCGGGGAGGCGCGGGTATACGTGGGCCGGGATCCCGTCGCCGTGTTGGGGCCGGGTGAGGTGATCGGCGAATCTGTGCTCCGCCGTGGGAAACTGCGGTCTGCGACGGTAACGACGACCGGTCCGGCCGAGGTGCTGCGTATCGAGCGTGATGATCTCGCCAGATTGCTGGACGTGATTCCCGCCCTGCGTGAAACCATGGACGCAACTGTGGCGCGACATGCGCCGACGGCCGCTGTCCAGCCGGCCAAGCCAAAGCCGACGCGGGCCAAGGTAAACGCCTCGGCACCGGCGGATCTGGTCGACCGGTTCGAGCAGGCCGCCAGCAGCGCCGGTGTGACCGTCGCGGCCGCGTTGGAGGATGCGCTCGTCCACTGGATCGAGCGAAACGGCACCGCGCAATCGTGA
- a CDS encoding LOG family protein produces the protein MMQALHDHSIMRALTVFFHSVKSPTVAIMGGHDETRVTPNYANVARIARTLTQCGCLVASGGGPGAMEATHLGAMLANASDQDVTDALKHLQNQPTLPDSATVVSCTGEIDTEIVRQLHDWAAPAYEIAQTFADIGGRSIAVPTWYYGNEPMSPLATDVAKYFQNSIREDILLSLAANGIIYTRGAAGTLQEVFQNAAQNYYPRNAVAFAPMIFLGREFWTEKLPVLPVLQALFVGGKKLAPEDFDQLVRIVDTPDEAVDALLQQRPSPTKMMERMQAVGFGPLMKATRPLS, from the coding sequence ATGATGCAAGCGCTGCATGACCACTCGATCATGCGCGCCCTCACGGTGTTTTTCCACAGCGTCAAGTCGCCCACGGTGGCCATCATGGGCGGCCACGACGAGACGCGCGTGACCCCGAACTACGCGAATGTGGCACGCATCGCGCGGACATTGACCCAGTGCGGCTGCCTGGTGGCAAGCGGTGGCGGGCCCGGCGCCATGGAGGCCACCCACTTGGGCGCAATGCTCGCCAACGCGTCGGACCAAGATGTGACCGACGCATTGAAACACTTGCAGAACCAGCCGACGCTGCCCGACAGTGCGACAGTGGTCTCCTGCACCGGCGAGATCGATACCGAGATCGTGCGCCAGTTGCACGATTGGGCCGCGCCCGCATACGAGATAGCCCAAACATTCGCCGACATCGGGGGGCGCAGCATCGCGGTTCCCACCTGGTACTACGGCAACGAACCAATGTCACCGCTCGCTACGGACGTCGCCAAGTACTTCCAGAACAGCATTCGCGAAGATATCCTGCTCTCCCTGGCGGCCAACGGGATCATCTATACCCGCGGTGCGGCGGGCACACTCCAGGAAGTGTTTCAAAACGCCGCGCAGAACTACTACCCGAGAAATGCGGTGGCGTTCGCCCCGATGATCTTCCTCGGCCGGGAGTTCTGGACCGAGAAGCTGCCCGTGCTGCCGGTTTTGCAGGCCCTGTTCGTTGGCGGCAAGAAGCTGGCACCTGAGGACTTTGACCAACTGGTGCGCATCGTCGATACCCCCGACGAAGCGGTGGATGCGCTGCTGCAGCAACGTCCGTCGCCGACGAAGATGATGGAGCGCATGCAAGCCGTCGGCTTCGGACCTCTGATGAAGGCCACCCGGCCACTCAGCTGA